GACTCCGTTTCGTCGTTCCTGCTGACGATCGTCCACGGCCTGACGATCGTCAGTCTGGTGTTGGTGAGCTTCGCGACGGCCATGTACTTCGCGCCCGACGCCGAACAACGGTGGGAGTGGATCACGCCGGGGAGCCTGCTGGGGTCGCTGCTATTGATCGTGATGAGCTATTTCTTCCGCTACTACGTGCAGCGGTGGGGGAACTACAGCGCGACCTATGGGTCACTGGCCGGCGTGGTGGTGTTGATGAGCTGGATCTGGCTTTGCAGTGTGGAGTTGCTGGCAGCGGCCGAGTTCAACAAGGTCATCGAGGACGCCTCCCCCTACGGCAAGGAATACGGCGAGCGTTCGGAAAACCCCGCCACCCGCGCCCGCGCGGCGGGTTATTTCGAGGCTTTTTTCAAGAAAGGGCCGCTGCCGGAATCGCCCGGCCGACTGCGGTCGCCGGTCTTTACGCCTCCTTCGGAACCGCCTCAGACGCCGCCTGAATCGAATCCACATGACCCCCAAGACGCGGTCGACGCGGGTTCATGAGTGCTCGGGTTGAGGAAAGTCGACTTGAAGTGCGGGCGGGGAAGCCCTATTTTGTCCGCTGCCTCGATGCTGGAACTGCGGCAATGGATTGCGACACCTGAGGTCAAGCAGGGCGGACGGCTTCGCCAGACCACTCGCTAGGCATCGCATCGCACCACGCCCCTCGTTCCCGCCTCCCGGCGGAGTTCGCGTCGCCCGTCGACGCCGATCTCTCAATCTCCTCTGATACACTACGCCCGCCGCGTAGGGCTCCTCGCGCGAACCTGGACGGTTCGGCGTCGGGGAATCAGCCCGCGGGGCGGCCCGGAATCTTCGAGCTGAAGGAGACTGGCCCGATGACCGTCCGCTGGAAGCCCCTGCTTATCCTCTCCGGACTCTTCGTCGCGGTCGCCGTCGTCGGCGTGATCGCGATCTCGTCCACGCTGGCGCCACCGACAGCCCAGAGCGTGTTGAAGCAGGCGCGAACGGCCCGCGACGGCGGCCGGCTCGCCGACGCCGAGATCTACTACAAGCAGGCCCTCCAGGCCGACGGCCGCAGCGCCGCCGTTCATGAGGAGATCGCCGACCTCTACGACGCGATGCTGAAGACGGCTCCGGACGAACGCCGCGAGGCGCTCCGCACCGAGCGGAACGACCACCTCATCAAGGCCGTCAAGCTCGACAAGAATCTCAAGGGCCCGCGGCTGCGGCTGCTTCAGGAAGCCATGGCGGACGACGTCGCGACCGACGCCGTCTACTGGGCTCGCGAGGTCGCCACCATCGATCCCGGCAACGCCGACGCCGCGTTCGTGCTCGCTTCCAAGGAGCTCGAAGGCGCCGCTCCGAATCTCGCCGAGGTCCGCAAGCAGCTCGACCGGCTGAACGCCGCCAACGCTCCGGAGGTCCGTCGTCTGCTCATTCAGGCCCGCCTCGGCGCCGCCGCCAACGACGACGCCGCTCGCGATGCGGCGATCGCCCGTGGGCGAGACGTCGTCCTGGCCGACGACGCCAACCCGATCGACATGATGGCCAAGCTCCGTCTGTCCGCTCTCACGCTCCAGAGCGAGCCCGACCAGGCCAGGCGGGCCGAGATCGTCAAGGGGATGGTCGCCCTCTCCGACCGCATCGTGGCCTCCGCCGAGCCCGGCTCCCAGCGAGTCACCCGCCTGAGCTACCTCCTGGAGCAGACTCAGAGGGGCTTGATCCGTCAGTCTCGGATGCAGACCGACGCCACGACCGATGAGCTCGTTGAGACGATCGAGCGGCAGCTCGCCGCCCTCTTCGACAAGAGCCGTCAGGCCGGCGATCGCACCGACTTCCAGATCCATCTGACTTACGCCGACCATCTGCGATTCCGCCGCCAGCGCGACCGCTGCCTCCAGGTCGTGAACGAGGCCCTCGCCCTGCCCGCCGCTGCTCGGCCGTCGTCGAGCCTCATCGCGCTTGGGCTTCACTCGATCGGCGCCGAGATGTCCCTCGTCCAGGCCGACGACTCGGCCCGGACGACGAAGGCCGCTCCGCACATCAAGGCCCTGCTCGCCGCCGCCGAGACCCGCTACCAGGGCCTTGGCCACCTGTTCCAGGGCGCCGTCGAACTGGAAGAGTCCGGCGTGACCGCCGCCCTGGCCCGCAAGCCTGAAGGCGAAGCCCTCAAGACTCAGCCCAAGCTCCGCGCCAGCGCCCTGGCGCACCTGAAGGCCGCCGCCCAACAGCTTCCCGAAGTCGCCGAGGCCCAGGCCCGCTACGGCGTCGCCCTCGTCCTGAACCAGGAGCAAGGGCTCGGTCGGCAGTATCTCCAGAACGCACTGCGGATGTCGGCACTCGACCCCCAGTACGAGTTCTGGGCTGCGTGGACCATGCTTCAGGCCGGCTATCCTGAGGAAGCCGTGCCGATCGTCGATTCGCTCGCCCGTCAGCTTGCCGACGGGAGCGTGCCGCCTGAGATGAAAGTCGTCCTCCACCAGCTCAGCGGTGAACTTTACCAGGCCCGCCGCGGCCCCGGCGACCTCGACCGGGCGGCTCAGGAGTTCGAGAAGGTCGCCAAGCTCGGCGACAAGGGGAACGGCGGCTCGATCCTCCGCCTCGCTCAGATCGACGCCCAGCGCGGCAAGCTCGAAGAGGCGATGGCCCGCATCGACGGCCTTCGCAAGTCCGGCCAGGCTCCGGCGGCCGCTGAGAATCTCGCCGTCCTGATCCTGGAACAGCAGGGGAAGAAGGACGAGGCCCGCAAGGCCCTGGCCGACGCCCGCGCGAAGTACCCGGAGGCCTCGGAGATCGTCAGCCTCGACGCCTCCTTCAAGGTCAAGGACAAGCAGCCGGCCGAGGCCGATGCGGTCCTGGCGGCCTTCCTCGCCGCCCACCCCGACGACGTGACCCTCACGATGATGCGGGCCCAGATCCTCAACGACCAGCTTGACCGTCCGGCCGACGCCCGCAAGCTGCTGGCCGAGCTTGGCGAACGCTGCGACACCTCGGCCCCCTGGGTTCAGCTCGCCCAGTTGGAGATGGGCCGCAACGATCTGGAAGCCGCCGCCGCGGTCGTCTCCAAGGTCCGCAGCCGTTGGCAGGAAGGCGCCGTCGGCGACATCCTGGAAGGCCAGCTCGCTCTCAAGCGGAAGGACGTCCCCGCGGCCGTCGCCTCCTTCGACGCCGCCCTCAAGAAAGACCCGGAGAACAAGATCGTCGCCTTCTGGAAGGCTCAGCTCGTCGGCCGCACCGGCTCGGTGGCTGAAGCCTCCAAGGCCCTTGAGGAGATCGTCCGCGACAAGCCGACCAAGGAGGTCGAGTCCGGCGTCAGCCTGATGGCGGCCGCTCAGTCCGCTCTCGCCGGCCTGTCGCTCCAGAACGGCGACGTCGACGACGCCATCCGTCGCTTCGAGGAGCTGAAGCGGAACAACGAGGCCGGCGCCATGACCCGCGCCGACCGCTGGCAGCTTGTGACCGCCTACGTCGCCAAGAACCAGTGGCCCACCGCCAAGGTGGAACTGGCCGCGCTCCTCTCCGACGCCAAGAACCCGCCGGGGCTGGACGACCAGGTCCGCGCCGCGAACCTTTATCGTCTGCACGACGAGGAACCCACGGCGATCGCTCTGGTCGACAACGTGCTGAAGGAGAACCCGGCGAACGCCGCGGCCGTCGTCACGCGTTCCTTCCTCCACATGAAAGTAAAGCAGTACCCCGAGGCGACCACCCTGCTTCGCGGCGCCGTCGACCGTTGCAAGAAGGACGGCGAGAAGGTCCCCGACGCGTTCTACCTGATGCTTGCGGCCGTCGAGAACGAGTCGCCGCCGCTGGAGACCTCCCCCGCCCGCACGATCAAGGTCGTCGACGAAGCCCTCGCTGATCAGCCCGACCTGGTCTCGCTGATCCAGGCGAAGTATCTGATCATGGCCAAGGGAGGAGACGCCGCCGGCGCTCTGGCCTTCCTCCAGTCGAAGTCGGAGAACGATCCCAAGGGGACCTACCGCCGGATGCTCGTCGACGTCTACCGCGAGCGGAAGGACTACGACGACGCCGAGAAGCTGCTCCGCGGCCTGATCGCCGAGTCGCCCGACGACGGCAACCTCGCCGCCGGGCTCGTTGAGGCCGTCTGCCTCTCCGCGGCCGACGCCATGATCGCGGGCGAGGCCGAGAAGCTCCACGCCCTCGATGAGAAGGCGGCCAGCCTGATCCGCGACTACCGCGGCAAGTTCCCCACCAACCTGGGCATCCTCCAGGCCGAGTGCGACCAGGCGGCTCGCCGGGGCGACTACACGCAGGCCCTGGAGGTGACCAAGGAGATCGACAAGGTCGCCAGGAACACGTCCGTCGGCCCCCTGCTTCGGGCCCGTCTCTTCGCCTCGCAGAATCGCCGCCTCGACGTCGCCAAGGCTTACGCCGAGGCGGTCGAGCGCGAGCCGCGTCGGCTGGACGTCCGCATCTTCCTCGGCCAGGCTTCGCTCCAGACCGGCGACGTCGACGAGGCCATTCAGCAGGCTGAATACGTGCTGAAGAACGAGAAGGCCAATCGTCAGGGGCTCCTGCTCAAGGCTCGGGCGCTCGACGTCTCCGGCCTCAGCGACGCCCAACGCGAGTCGGCCCGGGCCAACGCCGTCGCTCTGCTCGAGACGGCCGTCGCGGCTGACCCCAAGTTCGTGGAAGGCTTCCAGACGATCGCTGAGATCGAGCTGAAGCGGAACCGCCGTCCGGCCTCCCTCGCGGCTCTGAAGCGAGCCCGCGAAGCC
This genomic window from Paludisphaera rhizosphaerae contains:
- a CDS encoding YihY/virulence factor BrkB family protein — its product is MDATTRRFRSAMDLGGLTLREALRRTWIKLQEHELLTRAAAITFYAVASLVPFLGLFALLAAHVLPLVARGRDVDLAGLLNAFLPAEAAKLLRDQLESMRSQPGAGVASFGTVALLWLNSSLFMSVMDAANRIMGVQETRPYWKQRLIAVLMALLEAALLILVLASTLLWPQILGFLRLDSVSSFLLTIVHGLTIVSLVLVSFATAMYFAPDAEQRWEWITPGSLLGSLLLIVMSYFFRYYVQRWGNYSATYGSLAGVVVLMSWIWLCSVELLAAAEFNKVIEDASPYGKEYGERSENPATRARAAGYFEAFFKKGPLPESPGRLRSPVFTPPSEPPQTPPESNPHDPQDAVDAGS
- a CDS encoding tetratricopeptide repeat protein, yielding MTVRWKPLLILSGLFVAVAVVGVIAISSTLAPPTAQSVLKQARTARDGGRLADAEIYYKQALQADGRSAAVHEEIADLYDAMLKTAPDERREALRTERNDHLIKAVKLDKNLKGPRLRLLQEAMADDVATDAVYWAREVATIDPGNADAAFVLASKELEGAAPNLAEVRKQLDRLNAANAPEVRRLLIQARLGAAANDDAARDAAIARGRDVVLADDANPIDMMAKLRLSALTLQSEPDQARRAEIVKGMVALSDRIVASAEPGSQRVTRLSYLLEQTQRGLIRQSRMQTDATTDELVETIERQLAALFDKSRQAGDRTDFQIHLTYADHLRFRRQRDRCLQVVNEALALPAAARPSSSLIALGLHSIGAEMSLVQADDSARTTKAAPHIKALLAAAETRYQGLGHLFQGAVELEESGVTAALARKPEGEALKTQPKLRASALAHLKAAAQQLPEVAEAQARYGVALVLNQEQGLGRQYLQNALRMSALDPQYEFWAAWTMLQAGYPEEAVPIVDSLARQLADGSVPPEMKVVLHQLSGELYQARRGPGDLDRAAQEFEKVAKLGDKGNGGSILRLAQIDAQRGKLEEAMARIDGLRKSGQAPAAAENLAVLILEQQGKKDEARKALADARAKYPEASEIVSLDASFKVKDKQPAEADAVLAAFLAAHPDDVTLTMMRAQILNDQLDRPADARKLLAELGERCDTSAPWVQLAQLEMGRNDLEAAAAVVSKVRSRWQEGAVGDILEGQLALKRKDVPAAVASFDAALKKDPENKIVAFWKAQLVGRTGSVAEASKALEEIVRDKPTKEVESGVSLMAAAQSALAGLSLQNGDVDDAIRRFEELKRNNEAGAMTRADRWQLVTAYVAKNQWPTAKVELAALLSDAKNPPGLDDQVRAANLYRLHDEEPTAIALVDNVLKENPANAAAVVTRSFLHMKVKQYPEATTLLRGAVDRCKKDGEKVPDAFYLMLAAVENESPPLETSPARTIKVVDEALADQPDLVSLIQAKYLIMAKGGDAAGALAFLQSKSENDPKGTYRRMLVDVYRERKDYDDAEKLLRGLIAESPDDGNLAAGLVEAVCLSAADAMIAGEAEKLHALDEKAASLIRDYRGKFPTNLGILQAECDQAARRGDYTQALEVTKEIDKVARNTSVGPLLRARLFASQNRRLDVAKAYAEAVEREPRRLDVRIFLGQASLQTGDVDEAIQQAEYVLKNEKANRQGLLLKARALDVSGLSDAQRESARANAVALLETAVAADPKFVEGFQTIAEIELKRNRRPASLAALKRAREAAPDDSTVLSQYVQVLAEPASGQPALDEARKIASDAITAGDGPRVLAAALGLHKAHRLDLALPTSEKAAALLPDSPVAHLNLGDLLLSLAESQSDAAKAKPLFERAVQEYDRVLKIQPTSIEAVNNKAWVMHSSLNQSREALDLVQSLASKANPMALPGEFYDTMGAIQESVGQASDAERSYQEGLKRAPDLAVLHYHLGKLIASDRTRGERAKDHLSKAVAAKEQLTPAMADEAVRLVKQIESDVR